A region of Nostoc sp. 'Peltigera membranacea cyanobiont' N6 DNA encodes the following proteins:
- a CDS encoding aliphatic sulfonate ABC transporter substrate-binding protein, with protein MPALKGKFEFRKSPRTTRRSLLFALGYCLMLSTTLSSCSEAKNNTQQSAASPVSVASSSTTEKQIVRIVRSKQLSALAVLEKQGSLEKRLEPLGFKVQWAEFAAGPQQLEALNANGLDIASTAESPPIFSQAAGAPLVYLATTRPSGKAISLLVPVNSPIKTVSDLKGKKVAFQKASIGHYLLVKALEDAGLKLNDVQSVFLAPADANAAFSQNKVDAWYIWEPFGTRNEQNKIARVLADGGKLRDTGNFYSTSRQFYQAHPDVIKVFLEELEKSEIWTKDHPKEVAQLLAPVTQLDPPTLEKMHDKYDYGLVPITEKVINKQQEVADKWYSLGLIPKKVNVRDGFLTPEEYAKITPSDVLANK; from the coding sequence ATGCCAGCTTTAAAAGGAAAGTTTGAATTCAGAAAGAGTCCAAGAACAACACGTCGTTCTTTGTTATTTGCTCTCGGCTACTGCTTAATGCTATCAACCACCCTATCAAGTTGTAGTGAAGCCAAAAATAACACTCAACAGTCAGCAGCTTCCCCTGTATCTGTCGCTTCATCTAGCACTACAGAGAAGCAAATAGTGCGGATTGTACGTTCAAAACAACTTTCCGCTTTAGCAGTTTTAGAAAAGCAGGGTTCCTTAGAAAAGCGATTAGAGCCTCTGGGTTTTAAAGTGCAGTGGGCTGAGTTTGCGGCTGGGCCACAACAGTTAGAAGCCTTGAATGCAAATGGATTGGATATTGCATCTACAGCCGAATCACCTCCTATATTTTCCCAAGCAGCAGGAGCGCCCCTTGTTTATCTAGCTACTACACGCCCTAGTGGTAAAGCTATTTCACTTTTAGTTCCTGTCAACTCTCCGATTAAAACTGTTAGCGACTTGAAGGGCAAAAAAGTAGCTTTTCAGAAAGCCTCCATCGGTCACTACTTATTAGTTAAAGCATTAGAAGATGCGGGACTGAAATTAAATGATGTCCAATCAGTTTTTTTAGCACCAGCAGATGCAAATGCGGCATTCAGTCAAAATAAGGTAGATGCTTGGTATATTTGGGAGCCATTCGGTACTAGAAATGAACAAAATAAAATCGCTCGTGTTTTAGCAGATGGTGGAAAGTTGCGGGATACTGGCAACTTTTATTCAACCTCACGCCAATTTTATCAGGCTCATCCTGATGTAATCAAAGTGTTTTTGGAGGAGCTAGAAAAGTCAGAAATCTGGACTAAGGATCATCCCAAAGAAGTAGCACAACTGCTTGCTCCTGTAACTCAGCTAGATCCGCCAACTTTAGAAAAAATGCATGATAAATATGATTATGGGCTAGTACCAATTACTGAGAAAGTCATTAACAAGCAACAGGAAGTTGCAGATAAGTGGTACAGCCTCGGACTTATCCCCAAAAAGGTGAATGTTAGAGATGGCTTTTTAACGCCTGAAGAGTACGCCAAAATTACTCCCTCAGACGTGTTAGCCAATAAGTAG
- a CDS encoding class I SAM-dependent methyltransferase, which yields MTQLKTLPTYDPSLFEGAAEGYAQYRTKYPPIVFDKLTEIFNLNGQGRLLDLGTGPGLISIGLRTKFEEVVAIDPDPGMIAEAKRQAAAVGANNITWLEQGAELIDSSLGKFKLTTIGRAFHWMERELVLERLYELLTDDGAIALLQTGDNPWESNLPWKQAAVGVVKKWLGEERRTGQRGQGTRKPLDPPHEVVIGNSAFARQENYEVPFEKSWTVDSYLGYLYTTAFSLKIFYGNNAPAFEKDIREALLAAEPSGHFTEELKATILVAWKH from the coding sequence ATGACTCAACTAAAAACACTTCCTACCTACGACCCAAGTTTATTTGAGGGAGCCGCAGAGGGCTACGCTCAATATAGAACCAAATACCCACCGATTGTATTCGATAAACTAACCGAAATATTTAATCTCAATGGTCAAGGACGACTCCTTGATTTAGGCACTGGTCCAGGATTAATTTCAATTGGTCTACGAACCAAATTTGAAGAAGTTGTGGCGATCGATCCCGATCCCGGCATGATTGCAGAAGCTAAACGGCAAGCAGCAGCAGTTGGAGCAAATAATATTACTTGGTTAGAACAAGGAGCCGAGTTAATCGACTCTAGTTTAGGAAAATTTAAGTTAACCACAATTGGTAGAGCCTTCCACTGGATGGAACGCGAATTAGTGCTGGAACGCCTTTATGAATTGTTGACTGATGATGGTGCGATCGCACTGCTTCAGACTGGTGATAACCCTTGGGAAAGCAATCTACCTTGGAAACAAGCTGCTGTAGGAGTAGTAAAGAAATGGTTAGGTGAAGAACGCCGAACTGGACAACGAGGACAAGGCACTCGTAAGCCACTCGATCCTCCTCATGAAGTTGTAATTGGCAATTCGGCTTTTGCTCGTCAAGAAAACTATGAAGTGCCATTTGAAAAATCTTGGACTGTCGATAGTTATCTTGGCTACTTATACACAACAGCCTTCTCCCTCAAAATTTTCTATGGCAATAACGCCCCAGCATTTGAAAAGGATATTAGGGAAGCGTTACTAGCAGCTGAACCGTCTGGACATTTCACAGAAGAACTCAAAGCTACAATTCTAGTCGCTTGGAAGCACTAA
- a CDS encoding TauD/TfdA dioxygenase family protein yields MATSTLTKVKISPIDAPLGAIVTDFDASKAIAPEVILQLKEALRVDAKRLVARHRHILIFKDQKLSDEQLFNFALYFGALFVPSDETPVLASKSGETPVVIAISNVDGGYTGTGELTFHSDHKWTPTPSSGSLLYALEIPTHGGNTYWLNTNLAYEALDETTKKRIADLQLITYNPFLQDRNAPRPLYRLDKNIPLISPVFPHPLVRTHPESGKKHLYLDVATEVEIVGLEPEEGSKLIEQLRQHLNQPKFYYQHKWSVGDIVYWDNQATLHYRQAFNPNERRVLKRVSLAGSRPF; encoded by the coding sequence ATGGCTACCTCGACTTTGACAAAGGTTAAGATTAGTCCTATTGATGCTCCATTGGGAGCGATAGTTACCGATTTTGATGCCAGTAAAGCGATCGCACCTGAAGTTATATTACAACTTAAGGAAGCTTTGCGCGTAGACGCGAAGCGGCTTGTCGCCAGACATCGCCACATTTTGATCTTCAAAGACCAAAAGCTCTCTGATGAACAGCTTTTCAACTTCGCTCTCTACTTTGGCGCACTATTTGTACCATCAGATGAAACTCCAGTTTTGGCTTCTAAATCGGGAGAAACCCCGGTGGTGATTGCTATTTCTAATGTCGATGGCGGCTATACAGGTACTGGAGAACTCACTTTCCATTCTGACCACAAATGGACTCCCACTCCATCAAGTGGTTCGCTGCTTTATGCCTTGGAAATACCAACTCATGGTGGAAATACTTATTGGTTAAATACTAATTTGGCCTATGAGGCGTTAGATGAAACCACCAAAAAACGGATTGCAGATTTACAGCTAATTACCTACAACCCATTCTTACAAGATAGAAATGCACCCCGCCCTTTATATCGTTTAGATAAGAATATTCCTTTAATAAGTCCTGTTTTTCCCCATCCTTTAGTTAGAACACATCCAGAGAGTGGTAAAAAGCATCTTTACTTAGATGTCGCTACGGAAGTTGAAATTGTTGGGTTAGAGCCAGAAGAAGGATCTAAACTGATTGAACAATTAAGGCAACATTTAAATCAACCCAAGTTCTACTACCAACACAAATGGTCTGTTGGTGATATTGTCTACTGGGATAATCAAGCTACCTTGCACTACCGTCAAGCATTCAATCCAAATGAGCGACGGGTTTTAAAGCGAGTTAGCCTTGCAGGTAGTCGCCCCTTTTAA